caaagttaatatttttaattattaatttaatttttttaatgccGTCAAAAAAATATTGTTTTTCAATTCCAACTCAACAACTCGAATAAAGTGAGAAGGCAGCAAATGAAAACTTGCCACTGGAAAACATCACTGCTAATTTCACATCAAAACTTgacttaaaataataataataataataaaaggaaaAATGGCAAAAAAATCTTGAACTTTGCTCATTTTTACAATTCCACcctaaactaaaaattttaacaattataTCCTATACTATTGACAATGATACAATCACACCCCACCGTTAAGTAATCTGTTAAAAATTAACGGAATCTCTCCTTGTTTGCAATCAAGCCATCGTCTGCCCCAACTCCTCCTTCACCACCATCACTGTCTAAGAGCTTCCAGAAAAACATGGATGGAACCTCACTTCCTCACACACATCATACGTATCCCCTGCTTTCTTCTTGGACAACCCGAGTTATCAGCTAAACCAGTCAAGAAAATGGGTAAAGTTGGTTGCCAATCCACCGTTGTTGTTGCTGCACTATGTGAATGAGTTCTCAAACCATTCATATACCCCGAACCTGATATATGGGTGTTCGTACTGTACCAGATGTCACGAATAGTCTCTTCCCATTTGCATCCAAACCCATTTCATGTTAATAATATTTTGATGTTTCAAGGTCACAGAACCTGCTACAATTCCTTGACCAAAGGAAATGACCTTGATTGTGCAAGCTCTATTAAAAAATCTTCCCATCAGAAACCGGAGCAGAAAATGCCAGTCTCATTTGGCCCAAAAAAGAACAGAATGTATTGGAGAATCTTGTGTAGGCCACCTAGTAATTTGTAAACCAGCAAACATGTCAAACACATGGATCATTGTTGCAGCAGGTGCTAAAATATTCCCATGGTGATTGAAGCATAAGGAAGTAATTGCAGGTGGATCTTCAccaagaggaagaaaaggagttGATGATTGTATTTTACAGTGCAAAATGATTCATTTTTATGTGTGTTGTGGGGTTGTAAAATTTGCTAGGAAGTTGTTTGATGAAATGACTCAAAAGGATTTGGTGTCCTgaaattcaattattaattaGCATTGGTGAGTTGGGTATTGCTCATGACATTTTTGATATAGTGCTTGAGAGAAATGCCATTTCATGGAATACCATGATTAGTGGATACTTGAGATTAATAACCCTGGTATTGGGGAGTGGTGGCAAAGGACTGATTGAGGAGTTGGGTCAAGATTGAGAAGACCATAGGTGGTGGAGGTGAAGAAGATAATGTGGTAACTCAGTGCTAAACTGCTGCATTGAGTGAAGACATCATGGGATTTCCGTTAAGTTTTAACAGAATAGTTGATGGTAGGGTGTGATTGTATCATTCTCAATAGTATATGgtataattgttaaaaaaaatttttttagggTGAAATTGTAAAAATAAGCAAAGTACAAGATTTTTTTTGGATATTTTTCCCATAATAATAAAAGGAAAAGGATCGTTCTCTACTTCTTGGCAGGGAGTCTCGTGTGCTACAATGCCCTTTGCGATAAACATTTTGTTTTTGCTTACGagtttagtccaaacaattagtTTAGTGGCATTCCAGTATGATATTCTAGGCTGACAGAGATACAGACAATGcaggattaaataataattttcctatattttaactaattttgttggttttCACTTTGTATTTGGATCAAGGAAAGTTTTCAAGTGGGGGAGAAGAACAGGATGAAACACGGAAAGATTCAAGAAAGAAGCCGACAAGGAGTGCTTGGATTCCGAAAAAGATATAAAGAAAAGCTGGTAGATGCCTGACAGAACTTTGCCCAACCTTATTGAACTCTCTGTCCTTCTCTCCATATATAAAATCACTTCTTTTTTATCCTGTTGTATCCGCCAAAAGTATTTTAGTCCTTCATGAACTATCATAATTAACATCATCATCCCCTACAGACATATTCTCTGCTTTCAGATTAGATTCTTCACCATTTTTTTGGAGGGCTCGAGCTTGGAACCATCTCATTAAAAGATACACCTATTGCTAGACTAAAATGTTTAATACCTTATGCTTCAATCTTCCCGTTAATTTCCCTCAACCAGATAATTTAAGTTAATGCTTATCAAGATCAGAATAAACTAGCTAACTTTacccaaaattaattaaaaaaaattgatatctTACAAGTGGTGTCTATTGCAATATATGGccaagaaaaaaaaggaagaaaactgCCAGTTCAATCAGTCTTTTAGAGAAGTGAAATTTCTATGCTGCGTAGTGAATGCGGACAGCTGCTAGCAATCACAGACAATTGCAGACTTCAGCAAGCATTATTTGGGTGAAAAAAAAAGGTAGGAAAAAAGACCCAGACCAATTGGCTTAAAGTTctgaacttaatttttttttttaactttttgggattttttttaactttttatgtgtgtatatatacatagagaagagaagaaagaaaaaaaaattgtagctTTTTGATGTCTAAAGTAAAGAAAAGCAAAACAAAGTTATCTAGTGGCTAGAGTAAACAAGCTAATGATAACAATGATTTGGCTGACTTATCTGCTGTCCAGCTTATGCTGGGCTTTGCATGGCGTATTGAAAAATTATTTCATATGAAAATTGAAAAAAGGCAAaccaaacaaaaagaagaagaagcatTATGGATTCATCTTTATGTTGAGCATTATCTTAATTAATAAGGAACATTGTTATTGATTTTAAGTAATGCTCCATGTTGGAAATTTATAAATgtgtataaattaaaataataataataatgttatttctactacaataattaaatattattaagtagcattcttcaatttttatcatATTAGTAGGCCTTCCAAAACTCAAGAAATTTTTTCAATTCCCCTTTGCGTTTTCTAGGGATGGCAATGGGTGGCGTTTTTGTGGGTATCCAATCCGATTAAACCTTAATAGAACGAGTTTGAATAATATGTAATCGGTTTTAAGTCgagtttgattttaaaatttaatactcgTAACGGGTTTGGGTCGAGTTTGAGTTTTATAAGTTGGGTATCCGTTATCCAAacccatttatataaatatttaattaaatataaaatatatatatgtttaataatatttataaatttttatatattttattttatataaaataaaattaaaatattttataaaattattaaaattttaaaatataaattattaataaaaataaaatttttatataaattattaattaaatatataaaattaaataaaattaaatattttttgaataataataattaaatttattcaaataattaaaaataaattttatttaaattaaaataaatttaaattttaaaaatattaactaaatttaaatttaaataagataaTTTTCGTGGTTACGTATCCATTGCCACCCTTGCGTTTCTATATAAAAACCATGTCAAGTAAATGTTTGCAGTCAGTCACAGAAAATATGATAGAGAAAGCTCCTCAATTTGAAATGGGTTTTTCTTGGGTTGTGGTGccactcaaaacattcttctttCCTCTCTAAAACAGTGAAACTTTCCACTTTTTCACCACTTGGATTATTTAATTACATCCTTTGTCCTTCCAAAAGTATTTGAGGAAAGGAAAgatcaataaaataaaaacaaaacccCTGAATCTTATCAACACCGTacaccttttctttttcttttttatcttgCTCTGCATTACCCTTAAAATGTTGAATAATTCTTGCATTTCAGAATCCAAACTTCTTCGAAACCATATCCACCAAGAAACCTAATTCTATTTTCGGGCAAAACAAAGAAAACCACAAACCggaccccccctcccccccccccccccaacaaaAACTGTAGAAGGTCATCACTTGTTTCATTTCTTATATACCATTTTCAAATGTCTACGCCACTAGACCAGCAGCAGCAACAACCACCACCCATGGATGTGACCCAGCAAGCCTACACAGCCCACACGGGTCACGGGTCGATTGGACCAGTGATAGCAGTTCTAGCAGTCATCACCATCCTAGGAGTCATAGCCGGCATGATTGGTCGCCTCTGTTCGGGTCGTCGTGTCATGGGTAATGGGCAATATGATTTTGAGGGTTGGGTAGAGAGAAAATGCTCTTCTTGTCTGGACGGCCCGGTCGACGCACCTGCAGCTCGAGGAGCAGATATTCCAGTAGCAGAGCCGGTGGAGGAACAAGGACCACAAGAAGAGCAAGTACAAAATAAACATAAATCACATGCAAGTACTACTGAATCTTGATTCTTAATGGGTATATTAAAGTTGGTTTCTTGGGTAATTCTTTTCAGTTTGTAAGTGAAAAATGGTTTCTTTTGGCGATCAAttagttcctttttttttttttttgtgcttaTTTCATTGATCTGATGGGATTTAAGGCTAAATTCTATAGGAAGGATTCCAACGTCACATAGTGTGTATCAAGAACATGAAAATATTTTGAGATCAAGAAAACAAAAATCATACTTCAAGGTCTATTCTTCTTGATTATTGTTGTTTAACAAATCTTGGATATATTTTTAATCCAAAATAGATGCTAAATGCTAAGGTAAAAGCGCTATTGGTAAGTATCATAATTTGAGCTGTTGGGTTTGTTTATTTGCAAAATCTGGTTTGGGAATGTGGTGGTTGCTTTGGATTCTCTCTCCTTGTGAGTTGTGATGTGTATATGTGTGCCAGattgaatttaaaaatgaagACATTCCTCGGTGGTTGGCTTGGCTTGGCTTGGCTTGGCACGAGAGACAATTTTTTGCTTAGGACCTCTTTTGGAACCCTCCATTGAGCCATTAAGTGAAAAATGGCAAGTTATGTTCCCCAAGAAGAACAGAaaattctcttctttttcatttGAGTTCTCTTTTTAATGTAAACAATGGCCTCTCTGTTCCTCCAAATAGAAACAAAGACTGATTAACAAGTGATTTAGTCTTGACAATGTGACAgagattcaatttcatttttaaaaaatttagtgaCCTCTTGGAGTGTTGAGTTTTTAGTGTGCGATATCTCTTGGAGTCCTTACCGACCTTTAGCTGTGGTCGATTCTCAAAGGCTTGAAAATTTGTTGAAAATTTGTCGGATTTCCGGGACATATTCACTAAGAACAAACAGCTACTAtggtcaaaattttatttttggtgctTCATTGTGTTATTGGCTTTAGTTCTAGTTTCTTCAGCCAGTGAGAGCTTCACGCTGGAACCAGAGCCCAATCTTGGCTTTCTCTACTTCTATGCTTAGGGGATTTTTTTTATTGATGGGCCCTGGGTTGTGCAGATTCTATTGTAAAATCAATGATGCGAGTCAACTTCAATATGGAAGATTGGAAATGAATTCATGTTCTTGTCATCATATAACCCTTAATTAATTTTGCATATCCGTTAAAGATGTgcacaatttttaattttttcaaacagaaattaaaaaatttaataaaaataaaataaaaaattgactTTTTTTTATAAAAGGAAATTATTTCAATAAGCAAAAGCATCATGAACATAAAAATTAAGACATGCCAAGATAGAGGAGGGAGCATCCTCAATCCAAACTTGTTCAAAGCTAGCATTTTCAGAAAACTTAGCAAGATGTGGGCAACGGAGTTACAAGTACGGGGAGCAAAAGACTAAAACTGACAATAATCCGAGAGAGCTAAACCCAAGTTAGTATGAAACTGGTCAGCTGCACGTAAGAAATTCATAATTTTTTTGCAATCCGTTTCAGCTATAACATAAGAGAAAGAAAGATCAGAGGCTAACTGGAGCCCATAAGCGAGCGCTAAAGCTTCAGATACATCAGGATCCCAAACTCTATGGACGCATTTAGAGGCACAAGGAAGGACCTGACCAAACTCATCCTGAAAGATAACACCAAACCCCATCAGTCCCTAAGCAACAATTCTAGCATCAAAATTCATCTTCACATAGCCTGGAGAGGGAGGAGTCCATACAGTCACCCCACGACCCACCTGTCGACCTCCAATAAAGCCACTAAAACCATGCACCTGATGAAATTCAGCCACCATATACCCAGCTCGGCAGACAACATCCTGGCTATTCCAAACCTTCCCTTCAAACAAAGTCCTATTTCGAGCCCACCAAATATGATAGCAAGTGCAAGCAAAAAGAGTTAATTCCTCAGCTGAGCAATTATCTAAGTTACACTACCACTGTTTAAACGTGAAACCCTGAAACTGCAGATATTCGTGAAAGGCCTCACAACCTCCAAACTTGTTGGGCGTTACTACAGTCTCGGCAAAGATGAACCATAGTTTCTGTGGAATTACAATATAGACAAGTGGATAATACCCTTGAAATGCAGCTTTACAACACTGCCCTTGAAGGCAAGATATCGAGAACAGCTCACTAGAAAAAAGAAATAACTTTTAGAGGAGTTTGTAAATGCCATAAAGCGTTCCAAATACGAGAGTCTGAAGGCATACCAGAACTAGTACCACCAAAACGCATTACCAAAGAAAGACGATAACCACTACGGACTGTATAGATACCTCGAGAATCAAAGTGCCACACCATTTTATCCGATTAAGTAAAAGAGCTAAAAGGCAAGGCTTTCATATTTTCAATATCCATGGGCAACAGATATGACAAGGCCACATCCCAATTCCAGGACCTTGAGCCTTCATCTATGAGAGCAGAAACCATAGAATCAAGTGGCAACACACTAGGAGAAGCAGTAACCTTAAAGTCTGGAAGTGTGGGGAGCTAGGGGTCTAGCCATAACCGAGCTGTTTGCCCATTCCCAATTTGCCACCTTATCCCTCTACACAATACATCCCTACCCTATAGAATACTCCTCCATGTAAAACTAGAATTAGCACCAACACCTGCTTACAAAAAATCACACCTTGGAAAGTATTTTGCTTTCAGTATTCTTGTAATCAACAAAGTTGGTTGTAGTAGAATTTGCCACCCTTGTTTCGCCAACAAAGCTTGATTGAATCACTCAAAGTCACGAAAACCAAGCACCCTCATCCTTAGGATGACACAACTGTTCCCATGAAAAAATATGTAGCTTCCGCTCTCCCTGGCACTGTCCCCACCAAAATTGAGCTATCATAGACCATAACTCATGACACAAAGTAACCGACAGTCTAAAACATTGCATAATATAAGAGGGAATGGGTTGAGCAACATCTTAATCAACAGATCCCTTACAGCATCTGACAAAAACCTTTCCTTCTAGCCTTGTAAACGAGCCCAAAGACGCTCTTTAAtcctattaaaaattaatttcttaGAAAGACCCACAATGGTTGGAAGTCCCAAATACAAATTATGATTTGCAACCATATGAAAACTAAGAGAATTAGCCAGAAACTGCCTCAAATCATGTTGGACATTAGCACTAAAAACAAGCTCAGACTTGTGAAGATTCACCTTTTGACCTGACAATATTTCATACCTCTGTAGCACCATAGAAATGACATCAGCCTCCTAAGAGGAAGCATGAAGAAACAAAATGCAATCATCAGCAAAAAGGATGTGAGACACAAATGGGGCTCCTCGACAAATACGAATTCCCTGCAAAGCAAACCAGTTAATCCCTCGGTACAAAAAAGAAACAAGTATGGTGACAATGGATCATCCTGACGAAGGCCTCGAGTTGGTAAAAATGGACCAACGGCCTACCATTAACAATGACTGAATAAGACACCGTAGTGACACAACGCATAACCAAGAAGACCCACTATGGAGAAAAACGCAAGCGAAGCATAAGATCCTCTAAAAAAGACCACTCCACCGATCATATGCCTTAGCCATATCTAACTTTAAAGACATCAATTGTCGACTAGAATTCCCCCTAGTCTTCATATGATGAAACACTTCGAATGCCACAAGCACATTGTCTGTAATTAACCTGTTTGGAATAAAAGCACTTTGAGATTCATCAACCACTTCaccaaaaaaatttttcaatcgattagCTAGTACCTTTGTTACAATTTTAAAAATGACATTACACAGACTGATAGGTCTATATTCACCAATAGTCTTCGGGTGCTTTACTTTCGGAACCAAACAAATATGGATATGATTAATTCCTAAAGGCAACTGCCCCCATGAAGAATGTGCCTCACCAATGCAACAACATCACTACCAATTATAACTATAAATATGGATATCGAAACTACAActgattttatatttatatattttagtgACTTTTTTTAGTGACTTTTAGAATGATCTTCTTTTTGAAAAGTAATTTTAATCTTAAAGTTTCAATGACAAATAGATACTATACATTCCTTGAGGAaaaacttttttctttttcatgtgctcataaaatttattttttattaataaattaaaagtttataaatataaaatgtaGTAATTCTTTAAATAAATGTAGTAATTTTAgtacataaaaaatatattataattttttcatgAATAATGGTATTAAGAACTAACTTGCAAGAAATATGATAAGTTGAATGCCAATGTTTTCATAGAAAATACATCAAATTCTTTGATGTTAGCTTAGtgcattttttaaataaaattaaaaaataggaAATATTACTTTTTTTTCCTGACCCCAACTTCAAAGGCTGTAGTTCATTTGAGTATTTGaccaaataaaaatattggagtaTTTAATTTGATaacaataactaaaataaaaaaaaaattcagctgtAATTAgcggtgagcattcggttcgaaccgaaccgaaccaaattaaattataaaaattgaattatttattttagaaactgaaccgaatcgaaataggtgaaaaatcaaatcgaaccgaatcgcttTATTTTGATTCAGTTCagtttaaaccgatcggttttgatttttaatttagacttgactttcaaattatttgatctaattttcactttggtttgaacctaataaccattaatcattgaaattaaacaattaatatatataattaaatataattcataaatttcccataaaaataaatcaattcaaaatcaattcggttcgatttaaatatataaattactattcggttcgattcgatttaacttatttttttctttttaaaatcgaaccgaaccgaaataactgaaatttatataatataaaaccgaaccgattaaattttaaaatcaaaccaaTTAAACCAAATTAATGttgttcgatttgatttttcaatttgCACCAAAATTTGCTCACCTCTAGCTGCAACATGAATATAAGAACAGCCCCAAGTCTTCAAatcacaataataaaaaaaaaaaccaatataCGTTTGTCATGTAAATGCAAACACTCAAAATTTACGTattcacaaatttttttttaatatagtttTTAGATCAATTTTTCTAATCAATGCAATACTGCACTTATTAaggattattaaatatatttatttgttattaattttatgtcaataatataaaaaaaatatatttttatatgtcAATCAAAAATAGCTACTTAACGGCAATTTTTATACATGATgaataatcaaattttaattggaATAAAATCTTTATGACTATCTTTTAATTGTTAATACGATATATACAGATAATTACTATAAATATTACCACACTCTTGATCGTGAAATATCGATTGCTTGTGAATTGTGTTAAAGTGAGATATCCCAAATTTAAGAGTTCAAAAATCGTTTATGAGTtcacaattgtaacaccccaaaattttaaattttatgagcatttttggtattttaattttatttaaattttaggaatttttttgagatttttcagattttaaaaatcggattcgattttccgaaaatataaactttgatgatttttaaaaattaatttaaagaccacgtggcaaaactaaaaatatatttggagtctacgtatttttctgagttttctggaatttttttcggaatttttggacctcgttttcggtcccgaggcagagtaaaaattcaaaattttgtatcttaaatcggaccggccgaatcgaaccggaccggatcggactgatcgaatcggaccgactcccttccctttttcttcctcccgcgcgcgtcgttccctcttccttttctctctcttttctctctcctccctccccttGCCACGGCCACCTCCCCACCACCCGGTAGGCCGTGCGACCACCCGACCTCCCCGGCCGGTAGCCGCCGCTAAGCAGTGGAAACGCGCGCGATctccctccctcgcgcgcgcgaCGTTTCGgctttcccggccaaaatccggccgatccggccaccaattggaccggatcttgtgtctaaaatcatctactcggcgagagctttccatagacaccaagaacgccgaaatccatcgagcggtttgtccaatttttgctcggaaagtttttagcccatttcgactttcgggctagatttctcacaaaccgtgaatcccacgagaaaaccgagagtaccagagctctccactcgtcgagagcttcgcggcgacataaatttcgaatttttccgacaccatttttcggtgggtcccacggaacttcgcagtgtctttccgagcattaaatgaagttagaaaattctgaaaaaattatgtactaacccccgtattgtgggtTTCGTGtaagtatcctcaattcgcggaaattcgacagctgaccgggtctgcaaatttcgggccagacagacccgttaccaaaaaagtcttcgaattggaccgaggttttggctaccccccattgtcagacgttccGAGAGCATTCCCcaggtcggaatcggcaaaggtaaacccgaaccttactttttcgtaattttctagtgtttaaataggattaaaaaaatctataaaatattcgtggtagctcagaaaattatgattctttttgcaatagcctagtaatattgttaaggaccgcggggcaaagttttagaatttttagagcttatttgggtagtttttgcaaaaatgatcaattataaggactaaattgaaattttacatattgtaatggatgactgatttgatgggcccaggaggggctgtgtgatgagattgagttgtggatatatgggttgtgaatatagaatgtgttttgagcccttttgcaggttgggtaggtcctaggtataggggagactctgccggattttcggcacgacttaggacgtatttggtcttttcttgattgtattgagtcatgtgtattaaataattgtaatgtaattgtcaggtgagccgggacagccttcttcctccgcccagccgccacagtgaacgttgtcaagtctgtgagtaaaatattaattttaattgtaatttcgatattattatatgttcaagcatgtccatgcatcacttatatacatatatttatgtagttaaactctaggcacgatttatgttgcattcataagtgttaacgtgccatggatgttgttgtagtaatttggagcagtgtgcgtgcgttggcgtgcgtgtgatgtggtgtggactatggataggacggatagtcacggcttgagttcttcgctgggaccccccgatttggtttattaagcaaaagtccggcttgagttcttcgctggcaccaggttggatttaagagagctgtataggggatcagctcccatatattatgattgatactactgggtgtgtgagtgctccaaattacctttttgatgttatgatgtgaaattattgctggtatTGCatgtcactctacagggtgcattagttttagatagttatagagattatggttaaaattgatattttactctctgagtcgaacgctcactcctattcaatattttttcaggccacaggaggatatttttgagattaacctCCTTTCTTCCTCGCAGTCGATTATTaacgtttgtataaacttgttaaatcttagaatttccgcatgtgttataaatgtttatttgatatgggtctataaactaaattattattttggacctgtaaacttaatattctatgcatgtttgatggattggatgagggagctgagttcccatttatttttatgatgatgagtatgtggagggtgagctgagctccccaattgatgttatattttgtttacaggtcgggtgagtcaaaaactcctcgttgaaaggtccactttatggccggacttcgTCCGGttaatttcttgatattgggcccaaatgggccttagagttggattaatgaatagttaggcttattatggcctcgggggctttaggctggcccaggtcctagtgtcgatccagcccataggttgggtcgtgacaacaaTCAAGTCAATAGTTAATAGTTTCAATTTATCCTTAATTCTGGCTtttgtaacttttttttttttcaaaagacaaaaaaaaaaaaaattagaatttagGAATCCcatgttaaaaaaaaatgaaataaaagagcaatatataaatagttgagttgtaatattaaattggctagttattttttaaagtaccttaatcatttatataactcaaattaaaataaattaatacgtAATTTACATAatactttttttaaaatttaatatggtATCAGAACTTTGACTGAATTGTAGATTTTAGCCATTGATAAGATTATATAATTGAATCCGCATTGGGttaaaatatcaaataattgTTAAATTATAACCGGAGAGTGTTAAGAATCCCACGATAAAAAAATATGAAGTAAACTCACTCAATTACTTaaataaacttaaattaaaataaattaatatgtaatttatttaacactatatttaaatttaataaatattaaattatttttaataaaaaaattatacatttatatgtaataataataatttttatataaatttaataataaacaaGAATATTTAATAATCTTAATAAGTATATCATTGCACccattaaaaaaattcatttttgatTTAGAAAAATTAAGGTTTATGAAGATTTAAATTAAGAAGACCAAACTGCTAAAATCTTTTTAGAACCGCaatattaaatttgaatttaattaagaTTATGTTTATTTCGTTTTTTTTCATgaaattattttcaatttttttaattatagtattatattattgatatatatttaaattatgaacaagtattttcacattttaataaaattattttattaaaatttagaaaataatgttttttttttaaaagaaaatcatttttcttaaaataatttaattaccatttaactaagaaa
The Hevea brasiliensis isolate MT/VB/25A 57/8 chromosome 18, ASM3005281v1, whole genome shotgun sequence genome window above contains:
- the LOC110648553 gene encoding uncharacterized protein LOC110648553, which gives rise to MSTPLDQQQQQPPPMDVTQQAYTAHTGHGSIGPVIAVLAVITILGVIAGMIGRLCSGRRVMGNGQYDFEGWVERKCSSCLDGPVDAPAARGADIPVAEPVEEQGPQEEQVQNKHKSHASTTES